A single Crateriforma conspicua DNA region contains:
- a CDS encoding VWA domain-containing protein, which produces MIAAWTDFHFIRPWALMAIPLALAIGWYFQRSADPLRGWRQQMDRGLLDALTQNQHDVASWRRYGWLVIAIVASLAVAGPTWQRMANPFAKDAPPLVILLSASDSMAAIDVSPNPLDRAKIKIDDLANRRAGDPLGLIAYAGSAHVVLPPTEDTAVVSDMAAEVSPDIMPVPGNRLDLAIPAAVELLNAFDGAGSLLVVADRIDVDPQAVAESHQKAGRPLIQFLAMSPPGTAADPSIKDVAKALRATVQVDSVDDSDIDAVIAQSNRRSAATTDGQTERWEEFGYWLTPVITLMVALGFRRQQAAGR; this is translated from the coding sequence ATGATTGCGGCTTGGACCGATTTTCATTTCATTCGACCCTGGGCATTGATGGCCATCCCTTTGGCACTGGCCATCGGTTGGTATTTCCAGCGGTCGGCCGATCCGCTGCGGGGCTGGCGGCAACAAATGGACCGTGGGTTGTTGGATGCGTTGACCCAGAACCAACATGACGTTGCATCGTGGCGACGATATGGATGGCTTGTTATCGCAATCGTCGCATCGCTGGCAGTTGCCGGACCCACTTGGCAACGGATGGCGAACCCATTTGCCAAGGACGCACCGCCGCTGGTGATTCTGTTGTCAGCCAGCGACAGCATGGCGGCGATCGATGTGTCGCCCAATCCGCTGGACCGTGCGAAGATCAAGATCGACGATTTGGCCAATCGCCGCGCCGGTGATCCGCTGGGGCTGATTGCTTACGCCGGATCGGCCCATGTCGTCTTGCCCCCGACCGAAGACACCGCGGTGGTTTCCGATATGGCCGCAGAGGTGTCGCCGGACATCATGCCGGTCCCGGGGAATCGCTTGGATCTGGCGATTCCAGCCGCCGTGGAATTGCTGAACGCTTTTGACGGTGCGGGATCGCTGCTTGTGGTTGCCGATCGAATCGACGTCGACCCTCAAGCCGTTGCCGAATCGCACCAGAAAGCGGGCCGGCCGCTGATCCAGTTTCTGGCGATGTCACCGCCGGGAACCGCTGCCGATCCGTCGATCAAGGACGTCGCCAAAGCATTGAGGGCGACGGTGCAGGTCGATTCTGTCGACGATTCGGACATCGACGCGGTCATCGCGCAATCCAACCGACGATCGGCCGCGACCACCGATGGCCAGACCGAACGTTGGGAAGAATTCGGATACTGGTTGACGCCAGTGATCACGTTGATGGTGGCTTTGGGTTTTCGGCGTCAACAAGCGGCGGGGCGTTGA
- a CDS encoding tetratricopeptide repeat protein, with the protein MKDKKYSVAAETFDDPMRSGVAWYRAGEFEKAVQAFARVRSPESAYNRGNAWMLLGKYDKAIASYQEAIEQRPDWKEANDNLNIAEARLKMTDAPGGDMGDQRLGADKIVFDKKKSNDGQDTEVAGSRATTDANVQAIWLRQVQTQPADFLKSKFAYQQALRSEEPSP; encoded by the coding sequence ATGAAAGACAAGAAGTATTCGGTGGCTGCGGAAACCTTTGACGATCCCATGCGTTCGGGCGTCGCTTGGTACCGTGCCGGCGAATTCGAGAAAGCGGTTCAAGCGTTCGCGCGTGTCCGGTCGCCTGAATCCGCCTACAACCGCGGCAATGCTTGGATGCTGTTGGGCAAGTACGACAAGGCAATCGCGTCTTATCAGGAAGCGATCGAACAACGCCCGGATTGGAAAGAAGCCAACGACAACCTGAACATCGCCGAAGCACGCCTGAAGATGACCGATGCGCCCGGCGGTGACATGGGCGACCAGCGTTTGGGGGCGGATAAGATTGTCTTTGACAAAAAGAAGTCCAACGATGGCCAAGACACCGAAGTGGCCGGAAGCCGTGCGACCACCGATGCGAATGTGCAAGCCATCTGGTTGCGACAGGTGCAGACACAGCCCGCGGATTTCTTGAAATCCAAGTTCGCTTATCAACAGGCGTTACGATCGGAGGAGCCATCACCGTGA